The genome window attattttccgacgttgccagtctgtaaccgcgacctagcaacgtcggaaaatgacgttgctaggagaaaataacgtaaccaaccgaccaaggtacgacgtcgcggcaacgttgtccacgggtctaaaaataaggtaaccagccgaccaaggtacaacgtcgcggcaacgttgtccatgggaccaaaaaataacgtaaccagccgaccaaggtacaacgttgtggcaacgttgcccacgggtctaaaaataacgtaaccagccgaccaaggtacgacgttgcggcaacgttgtccagggCACCAAAAAAttacgtaaccagccgaccaaggtacgacgtcgcggcaacgttgtccacgggtctaaaaataacgtaaccagccgaccaaggtacgacgttgcggcaacgttgtccagggGACCAAAAAAttacgtaaccagccgaccaaggtacgacgtcgtggcaacgttgtccatgggaccaactggcaacattccctttataacgttgctacgacgttgccagaaggtaacgtcgcgggttaccaactgagcgacgttgccgcaacgtcatgtgttagctgggaaAACGGTTCAGTCTAGGATTTTTTggtcctcatgtttgtggtctctcacattttgaaaatcttaaaagattaaaaaatatattttagtgtgtacccagcattagtAAAGAAAATAGGGAAATTATGTTTCGTTAATTAGAAGCGAATTTGCTTTACAACCGatattcagctgctttcaaagcgACTGGCTAGCTAATagaacgacaatataaagtgatactttcagtatagatcagttaattttgttacataaattaatgtgtttactaatgtcaaaactgcctgcacattgcaaatgtacaagcgCTATATGGTGAATttggcctacaattatgacaactgacTTTACCATTGTGCATGTGTTGACTTCTcttatgaactaaatgtttagatgtttgtggtggtaagacaattttacagaaccaatatagtacatttagatcaacataacataagcaacttataacataggaaacagcaaaacaatgaaagttacataaacattgcatgaatgtaggctcccacagcattggcaatatgactagaatagatgtggaggttgaacaagtacttaagagatgacagagaatttcaattgtgatctgagaaatataggtaccaaaaccgctgagaagaactgtcatcaccagctgcatcacgggcactgaactgtctataattccagaaatctgtgtgggTCGCCAAAATCATCGCAGGCCCTGTGCCCCATCTATAATTGcaggaatctgtatttgtgtgtttcactgacatctttatcacgactgcatcatgggcactgtgcactagttctAACAATCTTAGTTCTTGTTGGATGTTTCCTACTTcacttgtaaaaaataaaaaataaatcttcTGAAAGTGAATCCCACTGAGGGAACTGAGGACTAATTGCATCTCAACTTTTAGTTTAAAGAAAGTCACACACTCCACTCTATTCCATCTGCATCTCTTTATTTTGAGGAGGAATTGTTTCTTAACTACCTAAGACTTGCACTTGCAGTGGCCTGGTTTTAGGCACTGGCCCTTAGTGATTATTACTTCAGCACTCTTAACAGTGGACATCTTGTACCTtctaaaacattacaaaaataGCACAGTTGAATACATGTGTTTGAAAGACGGATCCCTGATTTAAATTGTAATTTAGTTattatttttgggggggctaCTACTAAAAAAGTATTCCTCCAACAAATAAAGACTATTGTGTACTGTGGGCCTACCTATTGATAACAAAATAATTAAAAGGTAACCAAACTGATACCACAACAAATTACACTTAACTAACATTGATTCAGTTATTCATTAAAATCATGCTGTTTTAATCATAGCATATTGCTACTTTCTAATGCCTATTCTCAACTTTACTTGTTGGACTAGCAGAACTACAAGATTGTGTAGGAAAGGCCCATATAAGATAGACTTGACTGTAAAATTTGATCATGACATTCTCAAAGTGGATTTTAGAGCTGTCTTTTTGACACTGAGAATGACCATAGCCAAAGATTTTACCATCATCTTTAGAATCTAACAGGAGCAGTCTGTTTCAATAGAGGAATGTAACATAAAGCAAAAAGGCAAGTAAATCTTTTTAAAATAAGAGCAGCAAGGGAGGTCTAATGAAATGCTTATATACATAAAGAACTCATGCACTTTTAACAACAGTGATAGGAGCAGGTAATGATTATGCAGATAGGAGGCAAGCCATTGAGGTGAGGCAAGAGTGAGGGGTGACAACTGATCTGGGGCCGTGAAGCCTAAACGCTCCAACATGCAACAGGTTTTAAAGCTTGGTGTCAACCTTCAAGTCAGCCATGTTTGACACAGCCTAAGAGTCTGTTTCTAAGACAGCAGTGCCCATGGCGGCAGAGTCCACGGCAGCCAAATCCGAGGCAGTCTTCACGCAGACAGCAGTTTCCGATGCAGTTGCATTAGAGGCAGCCTTATCTGGCCGCTCCACATAGAAGAGGATGTAGGCTTTTGCCTTCACCACAGTTTCCTCTTCAGTGAAAGTCACAGTGCTATCATTAAAGTGGTACCAGTGGCCCTCGTGGCTGCCATACGCAGTATAATGCCCTGATCCCACCCTGTAATTACAGTAGACATTTTTTGTCATATTCATCTTTAATCATCTACAATTTATGTGAGTGATGCACcactgccacctagtggttATTTGGGGAGATCATCAGCCATGTTGACAAAAGAAGTATGATGGAAACGCATGGAAAGTTCACTCACCCTGACCCATGATGCACCACCACAGCAGCAAGGTCATATAGGCAGCTCTCTGGTAGATAATTCTCCGGCTGTACACAAAAAAAAGTGAGTATAACAGTACATACATCAGTGAAAAGACAACATTTGATACAGGTGGCTTTGTTCCGTTTGTTTATTTCTGTTCAAATGTAGACTGCCAACACAGTTTCACAGACCTGGAATAACTTGACGAGACAGAACTGTACATGTGCCATAAGtgtaaaaaaagacaaaaatcaACTAAAGGTCTGGGTCCAAAAGCTGCCAAAGGTATAAATCATGTTTATATGGACAGAACAGTGATTACACTCTTAAGAGAGTTACACTGGGTGCTCCAAAACATTTTGCTTGTGCTCTTAACTTTTTTAAGTTGGGAGCACCAGTGCCACCAagtaaaaaagttaatttcaagCCCTGAGATCCCTTCAAGACCAATACTATTTTGCTCACCTCAAGCAAATAGCCCTTCATGTCCAGGTCTCGCAGCGGGAATTCCACATAGGTGTCCACTTTATTTCTTAGATACGCCGTCCAATGGAATCTTTTAAGGTGCAAACACAAAACCTGCCAAAGAAAATTTTATGAAAGGACAAAGAGTTTAACTTTCTTAAGACTTTAATCACTGTTATGTCCATATAAACATGATTCATACCTTTGGCAGCTTCTGAACCCAGAActtttttgttgatttttgtctttttttacaCTTATGGCACATGTACAGTTCTGTCTCGTCAAGTTCTTCCAGGTCTGTGAAACTGTGTAGGCAGTCTACATttgaacagaaacaaaacaaaagcaatCAGAATGAGATATAGTAGGAAGTTATGTCCACTATGGAGCACTGGAGCTTACCACGTAAGGTGCAGGTAGGACCAGGCTCTTGGTCCTTAGTCCTCTTCTGTCTGAACTGGCTGGGAATGTCTAAAGACAAATCTAGTGGACCAGAGGGGAGGTTAAAGCACCTGGGTACCAGTGTTACAGTAGTATTCAtggaaagaagagaagagaatgaTTCTTACCAAGGAATGGGTCAAACTTCCTAGACTCTGTCCCACAGATCAGGCAGTAAACTTCATTCTGAAGCACTCCACCAAATATGGATGTGACAACTGTGGAGGTCCCATTTCTGGATAGGAAAGACAGAGAATCAGCATGAATAAACTTAGCAATAGCACTTGATTATCAGGCCGTGTTCATTTTTATAGATTACATTGTAATATTTCATTCAAATCCATCTAATGTTAATGAGGTCAAACTGACAGCTTGTGGCCAAATATTACATTTTATGGTAGCATTTCCAGCATGATCACACTGCCATGTCACCCCACACAACTCACAGAACACCCCAACATAGGAGCCCTAAATGAACTGTTGCAATCAGTCTAAGTCAAGTCTCTTACTGTAGTGAAATCACAATAAGCTTAATCAGCAGCAGTTGAAACAGAATCTCCACAGCAAAGATTGATCAGTGAAAGGAGCTTTACTACAGCGTAGTAAAATGTGATTTAAGTGTTCTATGCACActggacacatacacagaggAATTGAAGTGAAGATATTATACATGCAGCATTTGGCTCCTGTAGTTGGGAGTTTGAGGCCCTCCTGAGGTGGCGCTAGGTGGACAGGCCCGTTGCAGCTGCTCTGGAGCTCAAGGTGGAGATGGTCCAGCAAGTAACGCATGAACTCATGAGCATCCTGCTGCTGGTAGCCCCTAGACACAGATAAAACACAGGCATCTAAGGACTttataaaaaggaaaaaaacattacattatCATTAACAGTATGGGAAATACCTGAAACTTGGCATTATTTTCCACACCACATAGAAAAAGGAGTCTGGACTGAAGGCGCTCTGGCTCCCCTGCCATAGGGAGCACAGGATTTTTCTAAACTCCTCCACAAGGGACCTGCACCATACAAAGAAACCTGAGCACTACAGACAACACTTTCACCAGAACAGCTTATTATTCAGATCAACCTCATCACTGAGTAACTGATTCTTGGATCAAGTCTGCTGCTGTTTTTAAGTGTTGCTAGACCAGTGTCATCATTATATAGAACAAACTTTCTTAAACGCCTATAATCTACACATTCTACAAGTCGTTATTTTATTGTACTGAGTATTTGTggatctcccccctcccagagtaCCCTCCCACTTGAAAAGGACCTTACACACTGGTGTCCCCTTGGCTGCGGGTGTGGTACATTCTCCTTCCTGACGTTTTACCACTGTGCAGCGCCACTGCTGGCAACTCCTTGAAATAGCAGCTGAACTGCTTAATGTTGCTGGAAAAATAAACGTAGTTTTAACAATGATATGTGTAACATGCACATAACTGATACTGTAACACCAGTAGAGTTGTATGTGGCATCAAAAGCTAATATATGAggtagaagagagaaaggagattgGGTTTGTCTGCTGTCTACAGTAAGCAGGCCAGTCAGCCTAATCCCCTGGCTGCACACCAGATTGCATTACTGAAGGATGACTGCCCCTGAGGCCCAGTCTGATTCTAGGACTTGGACATGCAGATTGGCAGTGCACACAACAGGCCACCCACCCAGAGGCCAGGTTGGGATTGAAGCATTACCTCAGGGACTGCAGGATGGCGTTCATGAAACACGTGTTTCCCAGGTTTCGCAGGCCGGTGGCAGAGACAGCCAAGGTCCCAACCTTGCAAAGACGTGAAAGGCTTGGCTCAAAAGCTTCATGAAAGCTAGTTCAACAAATTACTTACATTACATCATAAATCAAAACCCATAAGTGTTCTGTTCATCAGTTGTGACTCACTGACAATCATGTAGTGTTATATTTCATTTTAAGACATGTACGGATGTGTTAGACAGGTGTTGACACTGCAATAGGACACAGTTGTAGAGAGACAAAACTTTGCtcctagtaaaaaaaaattaaagtaTGTCATACTATCCTTACGTTGTCCTTTAACAGTTTGCTGTTTGGTGATGAGGTTTCTAATAGTTTCCTTTTTCTTTGCTTATCAACAGTCAATGGTGAACTGTAAGAGAGAATGAGATTCAACACAAGCAGTATGAAATGGACAAGCCTATGTTAAACATGCTGTGTAGCCTAGTCAAAAAGTTGGCATTCCAATACCTAGGACTATAATCATTCACACAAAACAACAGCAGCGTCACTCAAAACAGATTTGGGCTATAATGGGAACAATTTTGATATGACTGAAAGAGTGACAAGAAAGGCCAGAGTCccataaataaaaatgtcttacaggtaaacaataataaatcaaTTAGCGTCTTGCAAAACACTCACTTTTCCAAACTCTGAAGATGCTCCCTCACCTTCTGAACCTGTCCTAAAACTGTGTCATTTACAACAAAGTCATCGCATCTGTAACTGTGGacagaaaacaacaaataaatGGCTGCATACTAAGAAGTAAACAGTGTCCCAGAAAATACTGCTGCACTGGGGTGAAAACTGAGACGTTTTATATGAGTTGATTATTAAAGATGGGCACAAACCAAAATGTGCTGTAACTACAACAGTCCATACAGACAGAGTGTGATgccttttccttctcttccttctcacaTTTCTTCTGATTATTTCCATGGACCACACTTTCTTCAAAGTGTTTTTTTGCATGTCCATTCACATATCTATGCAGAAACATATCATCATTCGATACACATAATAATAAATAGCCCTATACATATTCAAGGTACACTGGTAagatacatttttatattttgtGGTTAGAGATTTATATGGAGAAAATAAAACAACCAAGGTGGATATGCTTCCTATATGTCAGAAATATTATATGCTATAACATTGTATATAAATTGTGCACTCAGATCTGAGAACCAAGTAATTTGTTACACAACACTTGCCTTCCACAATGCACATTCATACAGGTAAGACAAACCCATGGGCTTTTGTTTGACCTGCAGACTGGACAAGAATAAACATGAGATGAAGCAGGTGTTGCACCGAAAGCTGTGACCCATCAGAAACTCACCGCAGCTGCACATCGTCTGGCCGTGCGTGTACAATAGTTTGAAGTTTAACTCCTTCATTAAGCAGTTACAGTAGGGTTACATATTCTGACAACTTACCCAATGTGCTGGTCCATTACatatttagttttttcttttctttacagTAGAATATGATTATTTAAAGTTTTAAATGGTCTAGTGTAAGTTTTAGGTAGGTTATTACAAATATAACTCGTTCATGCAGTCACAAAAATGTTTGAATGTTTAAAAACATTTCAGAGACAATGTACcgtaatatattttatttacttTCTGATAAACATAATGTTACTACCGCGAATAATCATGCGGTCACAGTTTCTGATGGGTCACAGTTTTCGGTGCAACACCAGCAACGTGACAAAATCCGCTGCAACAGGGTAAACGAGTGTCAACACATTCAAACGTCAAATTCCTTCACCTGAAGTCACTAACTGATGCAATCATCAGAGATGGCAGATAATAAAGCTAGCAATATCTAACTGGATAAACAGCTACGGACTAAGCAACTGTCTCTAGCTAGCTTGTGTATAAATCGTAGTCACATAGTAGTAGCTTTAGCATGAGTTAGCTTAACTGCTGGTTTAAGTGAACGAGATTTTTTCTATATGTTTTAGGTTAGGTGGAATTTAATGAATGCGGCTAGATGCGCAATTAAGACATTTACCGTTGCAGCACCAGGAGGACGGCAAACCATTCGGAAACCTTGAAGAATCGATGGCAATGCACAGATTGGAGTTCAAATGGGGGCACTCCATTAAATTGGACAAATAGCTAACTAGGTAGCTAGTTTGTAAAGTGTTTTCGTTTCTTTACTCGCGTCTCGTCTTTTGCGAGCTAGTGATAATGTAATCTAAACCTATATGGTTAAGTGCAATACTTCTTCACAACAAAACATAAGCAAAGCAATTTAGCTATTGCTCTGCAACAACCAATTTTTGTACAagccagctagcctagctagttaAAGCTAAAGCTAGCTTTTACggaggtaaaaaaagaaaaaaaaaatactagcaGAGACCGTCTACGGATACTAGAGAATGTcgaatatggggagaactgccactcgggAAACTTcagagtgcaccagctgggcgtacgcctgggtgtaacgctacttccgacgtagaactgaaagtgacgactaacttaaagttacgactagcccttgtgctgcacctgggtgtacatgtTACgtctagtggggagcaggcgtaaattggaaaatcggactaaaatccatggtaattataatgtacaacagtttgatcgcacatgcagcgcgtcttgtttataggcaacatggAAAGggcattaaggcgagaaaaagtcGTCCGTGagcgcacaaatccactgttaattttattggtgatctatttccaagctgattgtttctgtttgtttgtttgtgttgatattattacatttccccgtgagcacgcttctattctgagtaaacaactctagaggttttctaatttctctatcagtaaaatgtattttcctttttcttttttaaatcatggcttgttttgaagggagataggttAGCTGTAGagtgcgctttggataggctcttaaatgtgttgcttggcaacgatcgacgcttttgaattttcacaaggacgcgcatattaaaaccaggcgtagctacgacagtggtctgtcaagcttggtgcacttggtataaattcaaatcacaaagtcggacgtagctaagaccgacgtaggagtttagaccaacttttttacgcccagctggtgcagttctgaactggttgcagttccactctagttccatatgaggacACTAACGAgcaagtgcagaatgaatggaggtgtaTGGAGCTATagcccagtggttctcaatcctggtcctcgggacccccattcatttgaatcaggtgtgctggagcagggaaacatctaaaacatgcagggcagggggtcccgaggaccaggattgagaaccactgctacAGCCTACCCctcaaatccacttttctcaggatatatatttttgtctagtaatttaaattctgaattcgaaagggccCAGCTAGCATGTGACCGACGGGCCAGCAGCGGTCCACTGGTGGCATAATCAGCGGGCCATCAGCGGGCGCCACCAGCGGCTGGCTggtgttttgcttgttttaccAGCGGCCCACCAGTGGCAGCCTACTCTTTACCGACAGACGTCCGCTACTGGCCCGCTGGCTGCGGCTTGCTGAAGGCCCACCATCGGGCTATCGCTCATATTCAGATCTCTACATTCTCTACAAATAACGTAGGCTACTACACCATAATCAAGAATAAACGCTTTACAAAtttattttgaaacagatgactTCTTACATATAGGAACTTCAATATGGATATACAAACCAATAAATGATATTCTAAATATAGCTAATCTAATACGGCACAGAATACAAAATTACTTTTCAACATATAGCCTATAATAttaacttaaatatgtggtctacctatactaaaggtacaaagtCTCACTAATGCTACTAATGTACAATTTAGAATAAATATAAAGAATATGAAATATAAAATGGCCATAATAtacatataaaaatacaaatcgtatttaaaaaaaactaatagtgcaaaaaatacaaatagtgaaCATAGTGCAAACAAATATTGAACGCCCTTCATAAACTTGGATGCAATTTCCTGGAGACTCCCTTCTGTTGCATCTCTGGTCCCTGGGTTCTTTCTAATTGCTCCTGAAATCATGGAAGATTGTTTAATACAGTGTTACTCAAACAGAGACTAAATGCTCCCTTGTGGAATTCAAATAGTCGCCCATCCGATTCCTTCTGGGGCCAAGGCTATTTTCTACAATGGCAACATACTTTGTTTTGTATTCTACAATACTGTCTTTTGCTAAGCTGTTGAAAATAAGatcataaatatacaaataataaatgGCTGTTTTCAAACTTACTATGGACAATGTTCTTTAAAATGAGACCCTTGAATGCAATCTTCTGGCCCAAGCCGGTCCAGTTGCAGAGCTTTGTTAAATCATTGCTGAACATGCAGGAGAACATCCTCTTCACTGAGTCTTTGGTGGATTTTCCCCCTTTAGCAGCCAAAAACCTGACCTGTAAAATTATATTCACATAAGAATATAGTTTATTATAGAGAATTAAAGCATTTTCACAAATAGTCATTTACAATTACTTTTGTTGTACATAATGTATAAAATATTGTACAATACTCGTAGAGTCTGCACTTTAATCATACAGTAATATCATACAGAGTGCAGAGAAAAGCAATTATACATGAGGGGGTTGCAAAAATGTTATCATCACAGATTGACTGACCTTAGGCTTTTGGTAAATGCAATACCTATGAAAGTTGTTCACCATGCCCAATCATGGACAAATGCTTTAGTTTACTGTACGTAGTTAGCACAATACCATATATTTTGGTGCTTACCAGTTTCTCTTGAAGTTCAACATCTTGAGCAAGCCTTTGTTCAAGGTCTTCCAGCATtagtcaggtgggagtcaggtggctgagcggtgagggaatcgggctagtaatccgaaggttgccagttcgattcccggtcatgcaaactgacgttgtgtccttgggcaaggcacttcaccctacttgcctcgggggaatgtccctttacttactgtaagtcgctctggataagagcatctgctaaatgactaaatgtctaaattagCCGATCTTTCAGAGGAAGTAGAACGTCCTCTGGCAGAGCCATGTCCAAATGTGTCCCATTGGTCAGCTGTAGTAAGAGGTTACGGTTCAGTGTTGTCTGGTAGCGCaactccctcacttcctctgccATTTCCCTCTGATGCTGAAGAATCAGCCGTTGGAAATCAAAAAATATAAGGTTGTGTCAAAGTTGTCAAAAAAGTAAACACGCAATAGAAACCCATTCGTTATACGTATATTTAAGTCTACAGCAGTTATTTCCAACCAAATAATTGGATTGTTATGTATCTCAAGCTGTTAACTAATTGGAATCAAACATGCCACCAAAGAGACTGATACTACACAATAAATAAAAGTAAAACAATGTAGCTGGCCTGTGGTATCATGTAGTGGGATCTGGCTTAATTTTGAACAAAGGTCCGTAAGTGACATGCACAACAAATTATTTTTACCCTCAAACTGGCGAGCAGTAGGGCCCAGTGATGAAAAGGACTGACTGGAACCTGTTTTAAAGTGTACAAAACTGCCACTAAATTAGGATACATTGAATAACTGTTGAAAAACAATTGTGTTGGCAGGTGGTCTCCACCCTTCACATGTTTTTACATATTGTGATAAACACAAATATATAGAAACAGTTCTCTTGTTTGTACAGTATTTTAGGTTGTGAGCATAAAATACAGCATTGTAAGAATATTTACATTATACACATACATGTTTAACCCCACTTACTTTGAAACACTGGCAAGTTGGCCACTGATCTCTCTCCAGACACTGTtgtaaacagaaaaacaatCAGACCAAATTGCTTAAAATCTTTCAAGGAAGATTTAAGTTATCCACATCACCAACATTGGAGAAAGAGATTTGTGAAGAGacttattcaaaacctaaaatAAATCCAAGAGCTTTATCATGTAGAGATACAGTTACCTTCAGACTGGTGAGCAGCTGAACCCAGTGATGAGGAGGACAGAATGGAACCTGTTCGGCATAAGAATAATCTGGTACTTTATTATTCAAATATGTAATGTGATATACAAGTTAATACTTCAATTCACAAAAACATGAAGTTGTTCAGTAGAATGTACCACCAACCGTCAGCACAGGGTGTCAAAGAGGGCCGGAAACAGGGTCCTGATGACTCTATTCAAAAATGGGAAATAACAATAATTAATGTTccagaaataataataattccatGAAAGAATCATGGCCCAGAGAAAACATCTTCCACATACTTTTCTTAGTGGTAAAGCTGGGGGGCTTCGGCGCTGGGGGGAAGGGCTGTTCAGCAGCGTCAGACTCCTCAGAGTCAGTCTGGTCATACTTTGGATTTCGCCTGGGAAAGACAGCAAGCATGAATTGCAACAACAGTTGTCTAATAAAGCTTCAATTTATTTAAAACTTTAAATCTTACTTTTGTTTCCTTTGTGTGGTTTCTGGTTCCATTTCAAGACTTGAATCTTTCTCAGCCCGAACCAGGCACTCATGTGCTTTGTCATACGAAtctgaaaataaacaaaatagcaCCTTATCAGTTTGTACACACGTTCTGTGTACAAACCGACATTTAACAATATTTGGTTAATATAATGGACGCACCCTTGATCTTCAATATCTCCATGGAGAACACCTCCCATGTATTAATGTCTGGAACTTCATGTAAGATCACTGCCTTCCGCAATCTCTCCTGGGTTTTATATGGAGGCCAATAACATCTGTTCTTTGTGCACCAACTCTTTGAGACAACAGCTAAACTGTTTTCTTCATTTGGAAATTTAACCACTGCAAACATAGTACTGTAAAACAAAAAGCACAGAAATTTTAGATTTATTATAATTCCTTGCCATATTTACAATAATGATCATTTTAAACATGT of Osmerus mordax isolate fOsmMor3 chromosome 4, fOsmMor3.pri, whole genome shotgun sequence contains these proteins:
- the usp3 gene encoding ubiquitin carboxyl-terminal hydrolase 3, which translates into the protein MECPHLNSNLCIAIDSSRFPNGLPSSWCCNVCRSNKSPWVCLTCMNVHCGRYVNGHAKKHFEESVVHGNNQKKCEKEEKEKASHSVCMDCCSYSTFCYRCDDFVVNDTVLGQVQKVREHLQSLENSPLTVDKQRKRKLLETSSPNSKLLKDNVGTLAVSATGLRNLGNTCFMNAILQSLSNIKQFSCYFKELPAVALHSGKTSGRRMYHTRSQGDTSVSLVEEFRKILCSLWQGSQSAFSPDSFFYVVWKIMPSFRGYQQQDAHEFMRYLLDHLHLELQSSCNGPVHLAPPQEGLKLPTTGAKCCINGTSTVVTSIFGGVLQNEVYCLICGTESRKFDPFLDLSLDIPSQFRQKRTKDQEPGPTCTLRDCLHSFTDLEELDETELYMCHKCKKRQKSTKKFWVQKLPKVLCLHLKRFHWTAYLRNKVDTYVEFPLRDLDMKGYLLEPENYLPESCLYDLAAVVVHHGSGVGSGHYTAYGSHEGHWYHFNDSTVTFTEEETVVKAKAYILFYVERPDKAASNATASETAVCVKTASDLAAVDSAAMGTAVLETDS